One Candidatus Nitrososphaera evergladensis SR1 genomic window carries:
- a CDS encoding Zn-ribbon domain-containing OB-fold protein — MASPSLFIEYLKKGEFVVPVCTSCGQKAWPPSPTCPKCFGRTALKKVGKTGTLAEFATSHVRGHEGVFGIVEMDGFRLVGSLDGDKKLRKGVKVKMDRCGVNAEGAPFYHFTLTTAK, encoded by the coding sequence TTGGCATCACCTAGTCTCTTTATTGAATACCTGAAAAAGGGGGAATTTGTGGTGCCTGTGTGCACGTCATGCGGACAAAAGGCCTGGCCGCCGTCGCCTACCTGCCCGAAGTGTTTTGGCAGGACTGCGCTAAAAAAGGTTGGAAAAACAGGAACGCTGGCCGAGTTTGCAACCTCGCACGTCCGGGGCCACGAAGGAGTTTTTGGAATCGTAGAAATGGACGGCTTTAGGCTCGTAGGCTCGCTTGACGGCGACAAAAAGCTGCGCAAGGGCGTAAAAGTCAAGATGGACAGATGCGGAGTGAACGCTGAAGGCGCGCCGTTTTACCACTTTACTTTGACAACAGCAAAATGA
- a CDS encoding 30S ribosomal protein S8 has protein sequence MPALNVLSNMFTTIYNNETRRKRECIVLPSSKFASEVLRVMQKHRYIGEFEQVDDGRAGKFRIQLLAKINKCGIITPRFSVKKDAYFNWERQFLPAYSMGILLVSTSKGIMSHHEAQAQGLGGVLVGYVY, from the coding sequence ATGCCAGCGCTAAACGTTCTATCAAACATGTTCACCACCATCTACAACAACGAGACCAGAAGAAAGAGAGAATGTATCGTACTTCCATCGTCCAAGTTCGCAAGCGAAGTGCTCCGAGTGATGCAAAAGCACCGCTACATCGGAGAATTTGAGCAGGTGGACGACGGCAGGGCAGGCAAATTCCGCATACAGCTATTGGCCAAGATAAACAAGTGTGGCATCATCACGCCGCGCTTTTCCGTGAAAAAGGACGCGTACTTTAACTGGGAGAGGCAGTTTTTGCCTGCGTACAGCATGGGCATACTGCTCGTCTCGACCAGCAAGGGCATCATGTCCCACCACGAGGCGCAAGCGCAAGGATTAGGAGGAGTTCTCGTTGGCTACGTCTACTGA
- a CDS encoding 50S ribosomal protein L6, translated as MATSTEQAAEIMAEVAIPASVKVTKEGSFITVKGKLGTVKKDFLKLPATVTVEGNKVVIKPYGTRKRDLAVTNTARSIVTSMIKGVEKGYTYKVKIIFAHFPIAVKVKGKEVHVENFFGERSARIAKIQGDATKVEVQGEDVVVKGPSLEDVSQTAANIEQSTRIKDKDQRVFLDGLYVYSREEGM; from the coding sequence TTGGCTACGTCTACTGAGCAAGCAGCAGAGATAATGGCAGAAGTCGCCATACCTGCAAGCGTCAAGGTGACAAAGGAAGGAAGCTTTATCACGGTCAAGGGCAAACTTGGCACGGTCAAGAAGGATTTCTTGAAGCTCCCGGCCACGGTAACGGTTGAGGGCAACAAGGTCGTGATAAAGCCGTACGGCACGAGAAAGCGCGACCTCGCAGTGACCAACACCGCAAGGAGCATCGTGACGAGCATGATAAAAGGCGTCGAAAAGGGCTATACCTACAAGGTCAAGATCATATTTGCGCATTTTCCAATCGCAGTAAAGGTAAAGGGCAAAGAGGTCCACGTAGAGAACTTTTTCGGCGAGCGTTCTGCCCGTATTGCCAAGATTCAGGGTGACGCAACCAAGGTAGAAGTTCAGGGCGAGGATGTCGTCGTAAAGGGCCCAAGTCTTGAAGATGTCTCGCAGACTGCCGCAAACATCGAGCAATCCACCAGAATAAAGGACAAGGACCAGCGTGTCTTCCTCGACGGGCTGTACGTCTACTCCCGCGAAGAAGGCATGTAG
- the bioD gene encoding dethiobiotin synthase: MRGVFVTGTDTGIGKTVVAAGIAWLLKKKGIDVAAMKPFATGGKFFSKKFKSEDTAILAAATRAVESDEELNPVFFRVPASPLMAAQILKKSPPDVHGALFPLKKLGIKHQFVVVEGIGGLMVPLTEREFVADFVRLADLPVVVVTHPRLGTLNHTLLTVRVCRDFGLDIRGIIVNLMPKKPSAVERNAPHVMQRLAGVPVLAVLPEMKKPDYKEIGRLLEKTSIAEKILA, from the coding sequence ATGCGCGGCGTGTTTGTGACGGGCACGGACACTGGCATCGGCAAGACCGTGGTCGCGGCAGGCATCGCATGGCTCTTGAAGAAAAAGGGAATCGACGTTGCCGCAATGAAGCCGTTTGCGACCGGCGGCAAGTTCTTTTCAAAGAAATTCAAGTCAGAAGATACTGCCATCCTTGCTGCAGCCACACGTGCTGTCGAATCCGATGAAGAGCTGAACCCTGTCTTTTTCAGAGTGCCTGCGTCTCCGCTCATGGCCGCGCAGATTTTAAAGAAAAGCCCGCCGGATGTCCACGGCGCGCTGTTTCCGCTGAAAAAACTGGGCATAAAGCACCAGTTTGTAGTGGTTGAAGGCATCGGGGGCCTGATGGTGCCCCTGACAGAGCGCGAGTTTGTCGCCGACTTTGTACGGCTTGCAGACCTGCCTGTAGTGGTTGTGACTCATCCGCGCCTTGGCACCCTGAACCACACCCTTCTCACTGTACGCGTCTGCCGCGACTTTGGCCTTGACATCCGGGGGATAATCGTCAACCTGATGCCAAAAAAGCCAAGCGCAGTAGAAAGAAACGCACCGCATGTCATGCAGCGGCTTGCAGGCGTACCCGTGCTTGCAGTCCTGCCGGAAATGAAAAAGCCTGACTACAAAGAGATAGGCAGGTTGCTTGAAAAAACAAGCATTGCAGAAAAAATACTTGCCTAG
- a CDS encoding LLM class flavin-dependent oxidoreductase, with amino-acid sequence MKIGYSLGPLLSMEDVLRCASLADGHENVDSVWVPESWGRESFSTLGAVAQTTKRVRLGTSIISIFSRTPATIAMGAATLDMVSSNRTIIGLGTSTEAIVENWHGVEFEKPASRMKEYVECIRLMASGERVNYSGEFFKVSNFKMLNAPPRKHVPIFLAAVNRRMLALAAEKADGVLLYMRPLEELEKMVPELKERATASNFEVALSLICAVSDKEPEKARARAAKTLAFYVAVGKYYSKFLAENGYSDEVKHISEAYQKGGGDAAAEHVSPRMLEALTVCGTKDECRKALSRFSGSGVTLPILQFNPVQDAESSFRELLSTFSSA; translated from the coding sequence ATGAAGATTGGGTACAGCCTCGGGCCGCTCCTTTCGATGGAGGACGTGCTCCGTTGCGCAAGCCTCGCAGACGGCCATGAGAACGTCGACTCTGTGTGGGTGCCAGAATCGTGGGGCCGCGAGTCTTTTTCAACGCTTGGAGCCGTGGCGCAGACCACAAAAAGGGTAAGGCTTGGCACGTCAATAATCAGCATTTTTTCAAGGACTCCTGCCACGATAGCGATGGGCGCAGCCACGCTTGACATGGTATCCAGCAACAGGACAATCATCGGCCTTGGCACGAGCACGGAAGCCATAGTCGAGAATTGGCATGGAGTAGAATTTGAAAAGCCTGCATCTCGAATGAAAGAGTATGTCGAGTGCATCCGGCTGATGGCCTCTGGCGAGCGGGTCAACTATTCTGGCGAGTTTTTCAAGGTAAGCAATTTCAAGATGCTAAACGCGCCTCCTAGAAAGCATGTCCCTATCTTTCTTGCTGCGGTCAACAGGCGTATGCTTGCGCTTGCCGCAGAAAAGGCAGACGGCGTGCTCCTTTACATGCGCCCGCTTGAAGAACTGGAAAAAATGGTGCCGGAGCTAAAGGAAAGGGCTACAGCAAGCAATTTTGAGGTCGCGCTCTCCCTCATCTGCGCCGTGTCAGACAAAGAGCCGGAAAAAGCCAGGGCGCGGGCGGCAAAGACCCTTGCGTTCTATGTTGCAGTGGGCAAGTACTACAGCAAGTTCCTTGCAGAAAACGGCTACAGCGACGAGGTCAAGCACATCTCCGAAGCGTACCAAAAGGGCGGTGGCGACGCGGCCGCGGAGCATGTCTCTCCAAGGATGCTTGAGGCGTTGACGGTGTGCGGTACAAAAGACGAGTGCAGAAAGGCGCTCTCTCGATTTTCCGGTTCAGGAGTCACCCTGCCGATCTTGCAGTTCAACCCTGTACAGGACGCAGAAAGTTCATTTAGGGAACTGTTGTCAACCTTTTCAAGTGCGTAG
- a CDS encoding sensor histidine kinase: MSNAPSNPQTKVFYGTEETTAAIIAFLNNTHSTMSICADSTWPSVVMGIEIFKTQFHALKDRNVKSRFITNITKENLPYCKEVMQLGELRHMDGVKGGMGVTETEFMATAVLQEAQLLSQVIYSNVKEVIEQQQYLFEALWSKAIPASRRIREIEDGIQTETIELIHSPSKSLSMYKDLISEARREILVVIPTINAVRRQDRAGIFKLISEAARDRHVEVRILMPKHQSSKELSRRLKDDKNLTIRFFEQFEGSKSTFLIVDRSVSLVIELIDDSKERFEEAGGFSTYSTSTPGILSYVFVFENLWLQTELSKKLKESNEQLETANEQLELRDKMLNEFISVAAHEIRNRVAPILLTAEGIEGQEEDKERVEIILRNARRLQGLLQDVLDVTKIDNQTLKLNKEKFDLTELAEGLVNDAKRQSKNDRLQLLCEGSKGTTSAFADRGRIMQVLANLVGNAINYTKEGTISVSVKKEGSVFVVSVKDEGTGIAANIFPRLFSKFATGSSQGTGLGLYISKSIIEAHGGKIWAENNSNGRGATFTFTLPAQDLEIANK; encoded by the coding sequence ATGTCAAATGCTCCTTCCAATCCCCAGACCAAAGTCTTCTATGGGACGGAAGAAACGACGGCAGCTATAATCGCTTTCTTGAACAATACGCATTCCACCATGAGCATATGTGCAGACAGCACATGGCCGTCAGTTGTTATGGGCATTGAGATCTTTAAAACCCAATTCCATGCCCTCAAGGATAGGAATGTAAAATCGAGATTTATCACCAATATTACCAAGGAGAATCTTCCTTACTGCAAGGAAGTCATGCAACTAGGAGAGCTCCGTCACATGGATGGAGTAAAGGGCGGCATGGGAGTAACAGAAACTGAATTTATGGCTACAGCGGTTCTCCAAGAGGCCCAGCTGCTTTCGCAGGTAATCTATAGCAACGTCAAAGAAGTTATCGAACAGCAGCAGTACCTCTTTGAGGCTCTTTGGAGCAAAGCCATTCCAGCATCAAGAAGAATAAGGGAAATTGAAGATGGCATTCAAACTGAAACCATAGAACTCATCCATTCGCCCTCCAAATCATTAAGCATGTACAAGGATCTTATCAGCGAAGCCCGTAGGGAGATCCTAGTTGTCATCCCAACTATCAATGCCGTTCGAAGGCAAGATCGTGCAGGAATATTCAAGCTGATATCTGAAGCAGCAAGAGACAGGCATGTGGAGGTAAGAATCCTGATGCCCAAGCATCAATCAAGTAAGGAGCTATCAAGAAGATTGAAGGATGATAAGAACCTGACAATCAGGTTCTTTGAACAGTTCGAAGGAAGCAAGTCTACTTTTCTCATAGTGGACCGCAGCGTCTCTTTGGTAATTGAATTGATTGACGATTCCAAAGAAAGATTTGAAGAAGCGGGAGGCTTTTCCACTTATTCCACAAGCACGCCGGGTATTCTTTCCTATGTCTTTGTTTTTGAGAATCTCTGGTTGCAAACAGAATTGTCAAAGAAGCTAAAGGAATCTAACGAACAACTCGAAACAGCGAATGAACAGCTGGAGCTTCGGGATAAAATGCTAAATGAATTCATCAGCGTGGCTGCGCACGAAATTCGCAACAGAGTTGCCCCCATCCTGCTAACGGCAGAAGGCATCGAGGGGCAAGAAGAAGACAAAGAGAGAGTAGAAATAATCCTTAGAAATGCAAGGCGACTACAAGGACTTTTGCAAGATGTCCTTGATGTTACCAAGATAGACAATCAAACATTGAAACTCAACAAGGAAAAATTCGACCTGACAGAGTTGGCAGAAGGTCTTGTGAATGATGCAAAAAGACAGTCCAAGAATGACAGGCTGCAGCTGCTCTGTGAGGGCAGCAAAGGTACCACGTCTGCTTTCGCTGACAGAGGCAGAATCATGCAGGTTCTAGCCAATCTAGTTGGCAACGCCATCAATTACACCAAAGAAGGGACCATTTCCGTGAGCGTAAAGAAAGAAGGTAGCGTTTTCGTTGTCTCTGTAAAAGACGAAGGTACTGGGATTGCGGCAAACATTTTTCCAAGACTTTTTAGCAAATTCGCCACGGGTTCCTCCCAGGGCACTGGTCTTGGCTTGTATATCTCAAAGAGTATCATCGAAGCTCATGGCGGAAAAATATGGGCAGAAAATAATAGCAATGGAAGAGGGGCGACATTTACCTTCACGCTGCCAGCTCAGGATCTAGAGATAGCAAACAAGTAA
- a CDS encoding 30S ribosomal protein S14 yields MPKPREYATTGRKQLAHGRGVRWCKRCGSYNGLIRKYNLMLCRQCFREVAESLGFKKFE; encoded by the coding sequence ATGCCTAAACCAAGAGAATACGCAACAACGGGCCGCAAGCAGCTTGCGCACGGAAGAGGAGTGCGCTGGTGCAAAAGGTGCGGTTCATATAACGGACTCATCAGAAAATACAACCTGATGCTTTGCAGACAGTGCTTCAGGGAAGTGGCTGAGAGCCTGGGATTCAAGAAATTCGAGTAG
- a CDS encoding recombinase family protein — MKKYAFAYLRVSTEEQTVQNQRLALEKWANDNNFQILDFFEDSAVSGRVPAAQRRGFRDLVEMVKTATVDAVLVYELSRVGRTFWDTLDAIKAIEQYAPLLSCSPRESFLQTTEPSVRKLMIGILTWVAEREREMLVQRTKDGMERARAAGRGIGRPQKVLDKDRLIAMLAENRSKARIARELGVSKATLYKELRQISKK; from the coding sequence ATGAAAAAATATGCGTTTGCCTACCTCCGGGTCAGCACCGAAGAGCAGACCGTCCAGAATCAAAGGCTGGCACTAGAAAAATGGGCCAATGACAACAATTTCCAGATCCTTGACTTTTTCGAAGATTCGGCCGTTTCCGGCAGGGTTCCGGCGGCCCAAAGACGGGGATTCCGCGACCTTGTGGAAATGGTCAAGACTGCAACAGTCGACGCGGTGCTAGTCTACGAGCTGTCGCGGGTCGGCAGGACTTTCTGGGACACCCTTGACGCCATTAAAGCGATTGAACAGTACGCGCCTCTGCTGTCGTGCTCGCCCCGCGAGTCGTTTCTGCAAACGACGGAGCCAAGCGTCCGGAAATTGATGATAGGCATACTGACCTGGGTGGCAGAACGCGAGCGTGAGATGCTCGTACAGCGCACAAAGGACGGCATGGAGCGCGCAAGGGCCGCCGGCCGCGGAATAGGCAGGCCGCAGAAGGTGCTCGACAAGGACCGGCTGATTGCGATGCTTGCAGAAAACCGCTCCAAGGCAAGGATTGCAAGGGAGCTTGGAGTATCAAAGGCGACGCTCTACAAGGAACTGCGCCAAATAAGCAAAAAATAG
- the bioA gene encoding adenosylmethionine--8-amino-7-oxononanoate transaminase: protein MSGSPSLKDADRNFVWHPYTQMKDWEKQDNRVIVNGEGFYLVDDRGRRYLDGTASMWCNVWGHGQNEVVEAMREQLKHLQHSTLFGLASEPSARLAERLVKMAGGMDRVFYTDNGSTAIEAALKMALQYWQNRGKSEKKLFVSLEGGYHGDTVGAMSVGYIEQFFGAYKPLLAKVSRVPSPLLYGSKFDSEQDLVEHCIEQTEKTLKKLDGKCAGLVMESGAQIAGGVVVYPQKYQQKISELCEKYDTLLILDEIATGFGRLGNMIEYRAQKSKPDIVCMGKALTAGYFPLAVTLAHEKIYDAFLGSYEKNKHFYHGHTFTGHPVGCAAALANLELYEKRNLMQQIKENTQYIKQRLREFEEIGIVADVRHKGMLAGIELARNGRPLVHLKNKERINYFVARESLEMGVHLRALGNIMVVIPPLAIGRNDLKKMMDAHQELVKKAEKL from the coding sequence ATGAGCGGCAGTCCAAGTCTCAAAGACGCAGATAGGAATTTTGTCTGGCACCCCTACACCCAGATGAAGGACTGGGAAAAACAGGACAACAGGGTCATCGTGAATGGCGAGGGCTTTTACCTGGTCGACGACAGGGGCCGGCGATACCTTGACGGGACTGCAAGCATGTGGTGCAACGTGTGGGGACATGGGCAGAATGAAGTGGTTGAGGCAATGCGCGAGCAGCTGAAACACCTGCAACATTCCACGCTGTTTGGCCTTGCAAGCGAGCCGTCTGCGCGCCTTGCAGAGCGGCTGGTAAAGATGGCAGGAGGCATGGACCGAGTATTTTACACAGACAACGGCTCGACAGCCATTGAAGCCGCGCTAAAGATGGCCCTGCAGTACTGGCAGAACCGCGGAAAGTCGGAGAAGAAACTGTTTGTGTCGCTTGAGGGCGGGTATCACGGCGACACGGTCGGCGCCATGTCTGTAGGATACATCGAGCAGTTCTTTGGCGCCTACAAGCCATTGTTGGCCAAGGTAAGCAGGGTTCCAAGCCCCCTTCTCTATGGAAGCAAGTTTGACAGCGAGCAAGACCTTGTCGAGCACTGCATAGAGCAGACAGAAAAGACGCTGAAAAAGCTGGATGGAAAATGTGCCGGCCTTGTCATGGAAAGTGGCGCCCAGATAGCAGGGGGAGTCGTCGTCTACCCTCAGAAATACCAGCAGAAAATTTCAGAACTATGTGAAAAGTATGACACTCTTTTGATACTTGACGAAATTGCGACGGGCTTTGGCCGACTTGGCAACATGATAGAATATCGGGCGCAAAAGTCAAAGCCGGATATCGTCTGCATGGGAAAGGCCCTTACCGCAGGCTACTTTCCGCTTGCTGTCACGCTCGCGCATGAAAAAATCTATGACGCGTTCCTCGGCAGTTACGAGAAAAACAAGCATTTCTACCACGGCCACACTTTTACTGGGCACCCTGTGGGCTGCGCCGCCGCGCTGGCAAACCTTGAGCTTTACGAAAAACGTAACCTAATGCAACAAATCAAAGAAAATACACAGTACATCAAGCAAAGGCTGCGTGAATTCGAAGAAATTGGCATTGTAGCAGACGTGCGCCACAAGGGAATGCTGGCGGGAATAGAGCTTGCACGGAACGGCAGGCCCCTAGTCCATCTCAAGAACAAGGAGCGCATCAACTACTTTGTGGCAAGGGAGTCGCTTGAGATGGGAGTGCACCTGCGCGCACTTGGCAACATCATGGTTGTTATCCCGCCCCTTGCCATAGGCCGAAACGACCTGAAAAAGATGATGGATGCCCACCAGGAACTGGTAAAAAAAGCCGAAAAACTATAG
- a CDS encoding 50S ribosomal protein L5, which yields MSQVMESSSMKRIAVDKVVINIGVGKSGEPMEKAKKALTELTGHQPAIRGAKKTVRDFGIHQGEPIGAMVTLRRQEAIEFLKRVIAAKRNVLKESSFDNFGNLSIGIHEHIDIPGTKYNPEIGIFGMDVNIVLIRPGYRIARKSRKRAKVGKSHRITKEDAIAYFREQFGAEVQ from the coding sequence ATGAGCCAAGTTATGGAAAGCAGCAGCATGAAGAGGATCGCGGTGGACAAGGTGGTCATCAACATCGGGGTCGGCAAGTCCGGCGAGCCGATGGAAAAGGCAAAAAAAGCGCTCACCGAACTGACAGGCCACCAGCCGGCGATAAGGGGCGCAAAAAAGACAGTGCGTGACTTTGGCATCCACCAGGGCGAGCCGATAGGCGCGATGGTGACATTAAGGCGCCAAGAGGCGATTGAATTCCTAAAGCGCGTTATCGCGGCAAAAAGGAACGTGCTAAAAGAGTCTTCATTTGACAATTTCGGCAACCTTTCAATCGGCATCCACGAGCACATCGACATCCCCGGCACGAAATACAACCCGGAGATCGGCATCTTTGGAATGGACGTAAACATTGTCCTCATAAGGCCGGGATACAGGATTGCTCGCAAGAGCAGAAAACGCGCCAAGGTGGGCAAGAGCCACAGGATAACCAAGGAAGACGCAATTGCCTACTTTAGGGAGCAGTTTGGAGCGGAGGTACAGTAA
- the rplX gene encoding 50S ribosomal protein L24, with protein sequence MAIHPKLLHVPKHQRDNMVGAALSDSLRQQYKRRSARVIKGDSVKVMRGEYKGVEGKVDKVNTVEGTLEIEGIQREKVRGGQVKVPIHASKVMITGLKTDDKYRSAMLSGQKQQAEAKPKADKAAKKKAAVPKKKAAAAKKEKKEEKTS encoded by the coding sequence ATGGCAATACATCCAAAACTCTTGCACGTTCCAAAGCACCAGCGCGACAACATGGTCGGCGCTGCCTTGTCTGATAGCCTGCGCCAGCAGTACAAGAGGCGCAGCGCACGCGTAATCAAGGGTGACTCTGTCAAGGTCATGCGCGGCGAGTACAAGGGGGTAGAGGGCAAGGTCGACAAGGTCAACACGGTCGAAGGCACCCTCGAAATCGAAGGCATCCAGCGCGAAAAGGTGCGCGGAGGCCAGGTCAAAGTCCCGATCCACGCTTCAAAGGTCATGATAACTGGACTCAAGACGGATGACAAGTACAGGTCGGCAATGCTGAGCGGCCAAAAGCAGCAGGCAGAGGCAAAGCCAAAGGCTGACAAGGCTGCAAAAAAGAAGGCAGCAGTGCCAAAGAAAAAGGCGGCAGCAGCAAAAAAAGAAAAGAAGGAGGAGAAAACTAGCTAA
- a CDS encoding thiolase family protein, whose product MRRVAISAAATSKFTKAIERSIFDVACEPCIEILKSYGSKDVDAVLFSTCATEQYGSTIISERLGVKPKMSQRVDNLCNSGTNAIATAYSLIASGLCESALVVGAEKAHSEGNRLVWDVTRGSFNFPVHWASMFARSHMRCFGTTEEQMAQVSVKNHKNAAKNKNALFFQKPVTIKDVMESKMIAEPVKLLDCSAPCDGASAVLLLSEQRAKKAENDPVWIKGIGQKTSGASFASMDDLTALETAKRAARDAYEMANVKPSQVDVAELHDAFTILEIMAYEDLGFAQKGKGGKFVEQQDIAINPRGGILGCGHPVGATGVAQVAEITLQLSGKAGKRQVKGCRTGLVHNLAAAGSSATVMVLGIT is encoded by the coding sequence GTGCGTAGGGTAGCTATCTCGGCTGCAGCAACTTCAAAATTCACCAAAGCAATCGAGAGGTCGATTTTTGACGTTGCGTGCGAGCCCTGCATCGAGATTTTGAAAAGCTATGGCAGCAAGGATGTAGACGCTGTGCTTTTCTCGACGTGCGCAACAGAGCAGTACGGCTCTACGATAATTTCAGAAAGGCTTGGGGTAAAGCCCAAGATGTCGCAGCGAGTCGATAACCTCTGCAATTCCGGGACAAACGCCATAGCCACTGCGTATTCACTCATAGCATCGGGCCTGTGCGAATCGGCGCTCGTCGTTGGCGCAGAAAAGGCGCACAGCGAAGGAAACCGCCTTGTCTGGGACGTCACACGGGGATCTTTTAACTTTCCAGTCCACTGGGCGTCAATGTTTGCGCGCTCACACATGAGGTGCTTTGGAACCACGGAGGAGCAGATGGCGCAGGTGTCGGTAAAGAACCACAAAAACGCTGCAAAAAACAAGAATGCGCTCTTTTTTCAAAAGCCCGTGACGATAAAAGACGTAATGGAGTCAAAAATGATAGCCGAACCTGTGAAACTGCTTGACTGCTCGGCGCCGTGCGACGGCGCCTCTGCCGTGCTTCTTCTATCAGAGCAAAGAGCAAAAAAAGCCGAAAACGACCCTGTGTGGATAAAGGGCATAGGCCAGAAGACAAGCGGCGCCAGCTTTGCAAGCATGGACGACCTGACCGCGCTTGAAACTGCAAAGAGGGCTGCACGCGACGCGTACGAAATGGCCAATGTCAAGCCGTCGCAGGTGGACGTTGCCGAACTGCATGACGCTTTTACAATCTTGGAGATAATGGCGTACGAGGACCTTGGCTTTGCGCAAAAAGGCAAGGGGGGCAAGTTCGTAGAGCAACAGGACATCGCAATAAACCCGCGTGGCGGGATACTTGGATGCGGCCACCCCGTGGGCGCCACTGGCGTTGCACAGGTCGCCGAGATAACTCTGCAGCTGTCCGGCAAGGCCGGAAAAAGGCAGGTCAAAGGTTGCAGGACCGGCCTTGTGCACAACCTTGCTGCCGCCGGCTCGTCAGCTACGGTGATGGTGCTTGGCATCACCTAG
- a CDS encoding 30S ribosomal protein S4e, with the protein MGKKGGATRVKRQMAPTFWNIRRKESQFVMRVKPGPHPKNSAYPLGMVLRDAIKVTHTAKESQLILNEGKVKVDGTVRRDPNLAVGLMDVVELANGQAYRLVPKDSELLAPVAVEDAEKAVKLAKITSKVTTKGKKLQYGFHDGKTLLADAKMKVGDTCVLELPGAKVKDHIKFEKGATALIITGENAGKVGKIEDLREGIFSLPTRALVSVGDRTVELPVEMVMVVGKDKPVIKVN; encoded by the coding sequence ATGGGAAAGAAAGGTGGAGCAACTAGAGTAAAGAGACAGATGGCACCGACCTTCTGGAACATCAGAAGGAAGGAAAGCCAGTTCGTCATGAGGGTAAAGCCGGGGCCTCATCCGAAAAACAGCGCATACCCGCTCGGCATGGTCCTGCGTGACGCAATCAAAGTGACGCACACGGCCAAGGAATCACAACTGATACTCAACGAAGGCAAGGTCAAGGTGGACGGCACTGTAAGGCGCGACCCGAACCTGGCAGTCGGCCTGATGGACGTGGTAGAGCTTGCAAACGGCCAAGCGTACCGCCTTGTCCCAAAGGACTCGGAACTGCTTGCGCCAGTGGCAGTAGAAGATGCAGAGAAAGCAGTAAAACTAGCCAAGATAACAAGCAAGGTCACCACCAAGGGCAAGAAACTGCAGTACGGCTTCCACGATGGCAAGACGCTCCTTGCAGACGCCAAGATGAAGGTCGGCGACACGTGCGTGCTTGAGCTTCCCGGCGCAAAGGTAAAGGACCACATCAAGTTCGAAAAAGGCGCAACGGCACTCATCATCACGGGCGAAAACGCAGGCAAGGTGGGCAAGATAGAGGATCTCCGTGAAGGAATTTTCTCCCTTCCGACCCGCGCGCTCGTCTCAGTTGGCGACAGGACGGTAGAGCTCCCGGTGGAAATGGTCATGGTAGTTGGCAAGGATAAGCCAGTGATAAAGGTGAATTAG
- a CDS encoding nucleotidyltransferase family protein, with the protein MKAVILAGGFGKRLKPLTDQIPKPMIEVLNLPIIEWQIKWLAGNGIKEFIICVGYLKEQIINHIGSGSRLGVKVGYAVEEEPLGTGGALKNAEGLLSGQSEFFMLNGDILSNLDPLKLRDGGAAHALALVPLRSPYGVVEVDKANKVLGFVEKPRIKDRWINAGVYHFTSDVFSYLPENGNIETTALPALAKEGKLKATTYDSIFWRSIDSHKDIEEAAKEMQAANIS; encoded by the coding sequence ATGAAAGCAGTAATCCTTGCAGGCGGCTTTGGCAAGCGTCTGAAGCCATTGACAGACCAGATACCAAAGCCCATGATCGAGGTGTTAAACCTCCCGATAATCGAGTGGCAGATAAAGTGGCTGGCCGGAAACGGAATCAAAGAGTTCATAATCTGCGTCGGCTACCTGAAGGAGCAGATCATAAACCACATCGGAAGCGGGAGCAGGCTTGGAGTCAAGGTCGGCTACGCTGTCGAGGAAGAGCCGCTTGGGACTGGTGGCGCGCTAAAAAACGCGGAGGGTCTTCTTTCCGGCCAGAGCGAGTTTTTCATGCTAAACGGCGACATACTATCAAACCTTGACCCCTTGAAATTGCGCGACGGCGGGGCGGCTCACGCTCTTGCGCTCGTCCCGCTGCGCAGCCCGTACGGCGTGGTCGAGGTGGACAAGGCAAACAAGGTGCTCGGGTTTGTGGAAAAGCCCCGGATTAAAGACAGGTGGATAAATGCAGGAGTCTATCATTTCACAAGCGATGTGTTTTCCTACCTGCCTGAAAACGGCAACATCGAGACAACTGCCCTGCCTGCGCTGGCAAAGGAAGGAAAACTCAAGGCAACCACCTACGACAGCATCTTTTGGCGCTCAATCGACTCGCACAAGGACATCGAAGAGGCTGCAAAGGAAATGCAGGCTGCAAACATCTCATGA